Proteins co-encoded in one uncultured Draconibacterium sp. genomic window:
- a CDS encoding TolC family protein yields the protein MKNIFLSLIFILGLTELVTAQEELVLTLPEVIDIASKQSIDAFRNKNMYLASYWEHRFYKAERLPSISLSANPADFNRYNNKEYNFETNEDEFRLREYFNSEVSVSAVQNVSLTGGQVFLRSELGMIKNLGGDKNTSFNATPISIGFSQELNGYNSLKWQAKIEPLKFEKAKKEFIQDMEDLRGTSTSRFFGLINAQIQKNIAEMNYANADTLYKIGKGRFQVGTVTQDELLELELSLLNSEQALSVAQLGEKRAQARLNSFLGLPKETIIKCVVPSEIPELKIKPDEAIDEAIKNNPEILNHQQQRLEQDENVAMAKSERGLNTTLYAMYGLNKSAENFDDVYTEPDKSQVFSLGLNIPIVDWGRGKGRYSMAKSNREVALATIRQERIDFEQDIYQSVLEFNLQAGQVNTAAKADTVAQMGYNVTFQRFLIGKIDVTRLNIASKAQETARMAYLSRLRDYWSAYYRLRSLTLFDFEENKPLEADYDKLLEN from the coding sequence ATGAAAAATATATTTCTGTCATTAATATTTATTTTGGGCCTGACAGAACTTGTTACAGCCCAGGAAGAATTGGTGTTAACCCTGCCCGAAGTGATTGATATTGCTTCAAAGCAATCAATTGATGCTTTCCGAAATAAAAACATGTATTTGGCCAGCTACTGGGAACACCGGTTTTATAAAGCCGAGCGCTTACCAAGTATTTCATTAAGTGCCAATCCTGCAGATTTTAACCGTTACAATAATAAGGAATACAACTTTGAAACCAACGAGGACGAATTCCGTCTACGCGAATATTTTAACTCTGAAGTTTCAGTTTCAGCCGTTCAGAACGTTTCGCTAACCGGCGGACAGGTATTCTTACGCTCGGAGCTTGGAATGATTAAAAACCTTGGTGGCGACAAAAACACCTCGTTTAATGCAACGCCTATCAGTATAGGATTTTCGCAGGAATTGAACGGCTACAACAGCCTGAAATGGCAAGCTAAAATTGAACCATTAAAATTTGAAAAAGCCAAAAAAGAATTCATACAGGATATGGAAGATCTGCGGGGAACATCCACCTCTCGCTTTTTTGGATTGATTAATGCCCAGATTCAGAAAAACATTGCGGAGATGAATTATGCCAATGCCGATACCCTTTACAAAATTGGCAAGGGGCGCTTCCAAGTGGGAACCGTAACACAAGATGAATTATTGGAACTGGAACTTAGTTTGCTGAACAGCGAGCAAGCACTTAGTGTTGCCCAGCTGGGTGAAAAACGCGCACAAGCAAGATTGAACTCATTCCTCGGACTTCCGAAAGAAACTATCATAAAGTGTGTTGTTCCAAGCGAAATTCCCGAGCTAAAGATTAAGCCGGACGAAGCCATCGACGAGGCGATAAAAAACAACCCTGAGATTCTTAACCATCAACAACAACGACTTGAACAGGACGAAAATGTTGCAATGGCGAAATCAGAACGAGGGCTGAATACCACACTTTACGCCATGTATGGTTTAAATAAAAGTGCTGAAAACTTTGATGATGTATACACCGAACCCGACAAAAGTCAGGTTTTTAGTTTGGGATTAAACATCCCTATTGTTGACTGGGGACGCGGTAAAGGACGTTACTCAATGGCCAAGTCAAACCGCGAAGTAGCTCTGGCAACAATCAGACAGGAACGTATTGATTTTGAGCAAGACATTTACCAAAGTGTACTGGAATTTAATCTTCAGGCCGGACAGGTAAACACTGCTGCAAAAGCCGATACCGTTGCACAAATGGGATACAATGTTACCTTTCAGCGTTTCCTCATCGGAAAGATTGATGTAACACGACTAAATATTGCCAGCAAGGCTCAGGAAACAGCTCGTATGGCCTACCTTTCGCGATTACGCGATTACTGGTCGGCTTATTACCGACTGCGCAGTTTAACGCTTTTTGATTTTGAAGAAAATAAACCGCTCGAAGCCGATTACGACAAACTTTTAGAAAACTAG
- a CDS encoding ABC transporter permease, translating into MFIKRYLHDILIAVEAIIANRLKSILTALGIIFGVAAVISMMAIGNGAEQEILEQIKLVGVNNIIITPSTYSLSDGTGGDGNGQPTAKKFSKGLTLHDVEAIKKIVPTVERISPVISFNYSALLNGISKPVVLEGIDNHYFDLFNMQLAEGKRFNTTQAEKGLPVCVVGNNIKEQFFRQQNPIGKYIKCGQIWLKIIGVVERRDFTASASDELGISSSDNKIFIPVQTMLMRFKNRALIRADEVVSANKNASGNGVVVIYGGPAPKEDPIDTDPNLNQLDKIVVQIKETEQLSGSATLIKRMLLRRHSDLYDFEVTIPELLLKQQQKTKKIFNIVLGVIAGISLVVGGIGIMNIMLASVLERIREIGVRQALGAKQKDIIAQFLSESTLISLTGGIIGIILGIVLSQIITAMFDIKTIVSVFSIFIAFGVSVGVGIIFGYLPAKRAAANDPVVSLRS; encoded by the coding sequence ATGTTTATAAAAAGATATTTACACGATATTCTGATAGCGGTTGAAGCTATTATTGCCAACCGTCTGAAATCGATACTTACCGCACTTGGAATCATCTTCGGTGTAGCGGCGGTAATTAGCATGATGGCAATTGGAAATGGCGCCGAGCAGGAAATTCTGGAACAGATAAAACTGGTTGGCGTAAACAACATTATTATTACGCCAAGTACATATTCCTTATCTGACGGAACCGGTGGCGATGGCAATGGGCAGCCCACCGCCAAGAAATTCTCAAAAGGACTGACACTCCACGATGTTGAGGCCATTAAAAAGATTGTTCCTACTGTTGAACGTATTTCACCAGTTATCTCTTTCAACTATTCAGCCCTGTTAAACGGAATAAGTAAACCTGTTGTTCTCGAAGGAATTGATAATCACTACTTCGATTTATTTAATATGCAACTGGCCGAAGGAAAACGATTTAATACTACACAAGCAGAAAAAGGACTACCCGTTTGTGTGGTTGGAAACAACATTAAAGAGCAATTTTTTCGCCAGCAGAATCCCATTGGAAAATATATAAAATGCGGACAGATATGGCTAAAAATTATAGGTGTTGTTGAACGACGCGATTTTACAGCATCGGCATCCGACGAACTGGGAATTAGTAGTTCCGACAATAAAATTTTTATACCTGTACAAACCATGCTGATGCGTTTTAAAAACCGAGCGCTCATTAGGGCCGACGAAGTGGTAAGTGCCAATAAAAACGCTAGTGGCAATGGTGTGGTTGTTATTTATGGCGGCCCGGCACCAAAAGAAGACCCGATTGACACCGACCCTAATCTTAACCAACTTGATAAAATTGTTGTTCAGATAAAAGAAACGGAACAACTCAGTGGTTCGGCAACATTAATAAAACGGATGTTGCTCAGACGCCACTCCGATTTGTACGATTTTGAAGTTACAATTCCTGAGCTTTTGTTAAAACAGCAACAAAAAACAAAAAAAATATTCAACATCGTTTTAGGTGTTATTGCCGGCATTTCACTGGTTGTTGGCGGTATTGGGATTATGAACATTATGCTGGCATCGGTACTGGAACGCATTCGCGAAATTGGTGTTCGCCAGGCATTGGGAGCCAAACAAAAAGACATAATCGCACAGTTTCTTTCCGAGTCGACTTTAATCAGTTTAACCGGTGGAATTATCGGAATTATTCTGGGGATTGTGCTCTCGCAAATCATTACGGCCATGTTCGATATTAAAACAATTGTTTCTGTCTTTAGCATTTTTATTGCCTTTGGCGTATCGGTTGGCGTCGGAATTATTTTTGGTTATCTGCCTGCCAAACGAGCCGCAGCTAACGATCCGGTAGTAAGTCTTCGTTCATAA